The sequence GAATGGTGTGAGAGGCCTTATGCTGGACATGTACGACTTTCTGAATGATGTTTGGCTGTGCCATTCATTTGGAGGCAATTGCTACAACTTCACAGCATATGTGAGAAAATTcatcattttgatttttgaaatgaaTGAATCTTATATTAGATAATCATACAGATGAGTTATAATTGACAACCATTAGGACTATATAAAACATTTCCACTCATTAAGGCCAGGAAGGCTAAAATTGTCACATTTATCTCCACAATGACACATTTCCCTTAGAAGGAAAGCTTATGACCTTATTCTGTTATTCCAGGAACCAGCTATCAATGGATTGAAAGAGATTGAATCATTTCTGGCTGCAAACCCCTCTGAAATTGTGACTATAATTATTGAAGACTATGTAAAAGCACCCAAGGGCCTAACCAAAGTATTCACTGCAGCTGGACTGATGAAGTACTGGTTTCCAGTTTCTAGAATGCCCCAAAATGGTCAGGACTGGCCTACTGTAGCGGACATGGTAGCCAAAAATCAGCGCCTCGTGGTCTTTACTTCCAAGTCTTATAAGGAAGCATCAGAGGGCATTGCTTACCAGTGGAAGTATGTTGTTGAAAATCAATGTAAGGCATATTGGCTTTCAGGATTGATTTCTATATCCAGATTCCATTGTCATAATATAAGCTCAAAAAAGGTGTATTGATGTTGATCTTTGCAGATGGGAACAACGGTATGAAAGCTGGAACATGTACAAATCGTTCAGAATCAGCTCCTTTGAATACAAAAAATAGATCCCTGTTTCTGCAAAATTTCTTTCCTGAAAATCCCAATCTTCCAAATGCTTGCAAGGACAACTCTGCTTCATTATCCAGCATGTTACCTGTGTGTTATCAGGCTGCCGGTAACAGATGGGCCAACTTTCTTGCAGTAGATTTCTACAAGGTTAGTCTCAATGGCGACCAGCAGTCAAGAAAAAACCATCTAATTTCTGTTCATTCTTTTTTAAGGGTTTGGGATTGAAAGATTACTAGAAACTAGACTTTGATAGAATGTTGTTATTGCCTGCAGAGAAGTGATGGTGGAGGTGCATCAGAAGCTGTGGATAAGGTCAATGGTGAACTTATCTGTGGATGCAGCGATATAAACTATTGCCAGGTATCTTCATTAAGGATTTTTCTTAATTGCATTTATGATTGTTAGTTTCAAGATAACTTACCCTAGCTTGCTTTGACTGTATTGATTTAAGATAGACCCCTGATATCTATTATGCTTGTTCTGACAATTATCAACCATTTTTGGCAGCCAAACAGCACATTTGGAGTATGCAACCTCCCTGCTAGTTTGCCCTCAGCAGCAATGCCTAATATGACAGCGAATTCTGCTGCCATTTCTCTTATCCCAACTTCATTCTTTGTCAGAAGTTTCCTCCTTGGATTTCAAATTATTCGTCTGATTTTCCATTGCTTGTGACTTTTGTAAGAATGGATCCTGTAACACTGGTCTAAATTACTAATTACAATTCCATATCTTTCTCACCAGAGTATACAGTTGAGCTCAAGCTCACTTGACATTGAAGGTAGTCGTTTTCTTTAAGTCACCCCAGTGTGAGTCACCATGGAAAaccctcaattttttttttatcacttATCTTGAATTTCGAAAATGTCACCTCCCAAATAGAGTACATTACTTCCCTCTTACATTAGAATTGGATCAAGATGATGGCATGGTCATGTTATAAGCATTCAGATGATATTGAGTTCAAATCTCTTCAATGTAAAAAAAAAGAAACGGATCTTATGAAATTTGAATAATTGTAGTAAATTCAGTCCCATCAAATTAAAAGACAACAAAATTTCTCTGTATTTTCATCTCGACATTCGAGGACAAACATTCTTGATGCCCATTGAACCAATATAGATGGCTAATTTCAGTTAACTTTTCAAGAGAGATTGGTTGATTGGTTGAGCATTCATGCTTATGCTTTTGCTTATTGTGAAAAAAGTAGGCAATCTCTCTTAAATGTACAAAGTTGAGAATGAAATATAAGTGATAGAGAGAGAACATGCTTTGTTAGAATTTGATTTTTGGATCTAAGACAACGAGTTATGAAGACTTAGATTGATGATACATATCAATTAAAAATTAAACGACATTACATATTCTAATCAAGGCTGAAAGTCTTGCCAAATGATAAGCATTGTCATAGATTTGTCTACTAGTTATGTGGCCTTCTACATTGTGCTATTGTCTTTAGAATAAAAGGTTATGCTAAAAAACATAGTAGGATTTATTGTTTAGCAAGGGGAGACCATGTACTACATCGCTAGTAGTCAAACTCCTTTGTCAATGTACAATAATCTTAAATATGACAAATAATCAATCTAATTTCTAAGTATATATTGTTTTAATGTTCTTTTTTGGATGTTTTGCATTGAGATGTTTCGATTTTTTTTTAATGGAACTAATGACGTataattatttataaaatcattataaTACTTGCTCAACTCAAGGTATTTGGTGTGTGGGATGATTAGATTATCATTAAATTCTAGCATGAAAGTTTTGACTTTGAATTTGTTAGACTAGTGTACATAGTGTCAACCATTCCAAGGTCAATGGCACGAATGTAGCCTAGGCCAAGTTGATAGAAATCCTATGGGATTGGATTGGTCTTGATTAAGGCAATCAATGAGGCAAATTTGGGTGATAGGTTCATTAGGGTTAATTGCTTATGAAAAATGAGTCAATTTGAGCATTATGACATTATCCTTATGAGAATTCCCAAATTGGTAAGAAACAATGGTGTAAAAATTTAGGGCATGCACTTTTATGACTTATATTTTGCCTCCAATTTGATGTGCATGTGAATCCACATGAATCGTGCTTGCCAATGTAAAATACATAATATAGGGAATAACAAGAAGACCAAGGATATATGTAATGGATGATGCATCATGATTTTGTAAGAGTGGTCACGTCCTTCCTCTTTGCACATAATAGTTATTCTAATTGGTGACAAAATTGATATTCCACTAGTCCTATAAGATATAATCAATACTCAAGGCTAGGGATACTCACTGTCAACCTAAGAATAGAGAAAGGACTCATCATCAAATAGTGGATAATAAGGACTAATTATTAAGGTGGGGTAGTCCTCCTTCACTTTAGGCTATGCTAGCATAGGGAGGGTAATCTTTATGTTTTTATAGGTTAATAAAGAGAAATGGGATAAACACAAGTAGATTTGAAATAAAATCCACCTTGTGCATAGGAAGCTCAGTATAATACTATATGATGCTACAAGGTTGTCCATGTGAGATCACAATCACACTAAATAGGAAAGTGTCTAGCAAGAGGACCACCATCTACATGAATGAACAATAGAAAATTATATTTGTTAGGTAAGGGAAGAGAAGAAGGATAAGGGGGTAACTCCCCCTTATTATAATCACTCAAAGGGGAATGTGGACTAGGAGTAACAATGGGGGTATTGCATGGAAATGGGGGGCCAAAAAGGAGTCTTAAGTGACCACTTTTTCCTAAAATTAGGAAAGACTAatcttggatgagaaattgaagatagttttaacactcaaaatttgaagacaaaACAAGAACAAGATTTGTTAGTGCTCTGAATCTACTTTTTAAAATACTATTTTtgttgaaaatggtggagattaaaagGTTCATATAGGGGGTCCACATTGAGTTCtcctatttttatcaaaaaaatacaaCATAGCTTTTGGTGCGGCCCTTTGAAATGTTAActtttatttttggtatttttaaaatCAGTTTAGTAAAAACTTAGCTAACAATATGTTGTTTATGCTCATTTTTTCTATTTTATAAATGAATATACAATTTATTACTAATTTTCAATGTGGACACATCcttaaaaaagaaaaattgagCATACAGAcccttaatttttttgaaaaatcaatttATTTTGACTATATATAGGATATAGTCAaatttctaaaaatataatttgtttcaaattttgatgaatgggtaagaaatgaagcaaaaaaatcatacatatgtttttgacaaaaaatcgacactagtaaaagaaattaaagatcaaaaccttaacataattgaaatgttgaaaatttACATGGTTAGAAAGTGAAGACAAAGCTATATGTCACTATGTGATTTTGTTGACATTGAAAGGCATGCAAACCTCATGGATAACACGTTTGACATTGTGccattttaaaaaataatgaaaaaaacatGTCTATGGGAGTTGATATGTaagtccaaccctttgggttggatgtccaaggaaaatccaaccctaaGGGTTGAAAGTACTCAAAGAAGATAATAACATAGGGTGGGTGGATGAAAATGGCATACAAAAAAGGGGATCAAAAGTGGTGAGTTGTTTTTTCTAAAATCAATGaatgcactcaaaatttgaagatacaaaAAGAACAataattgtagtactttgaatttggtttctaaactactaaagtttctCAAAAAAAGTTAAGATTAAGAGGATGAAATATTTTATGCACACAAAAGTGTTCTTGGTTTTCTAGAAAAATACATCAGTGCTTGTTGTGCacccttctattttttttttattgaatttagtattttgaaaaacctattggtagaaatatagttaagagtgagtactagaagttatatagtttttaatatattttattgaatatattttttaaatatttttcgaAGTAGATACATCTTAAAAAATCACATCATTGAGCGTGCACATCACATTACTTGcactaaaacaataaaaaatgtaaTTCTTTTCTCAATATGTAAACGATGAAGTGTAGAACAAtcctacattttattttattttcaaaatttgacaagtaGATCAAATGTTATAAAGAAAAATGATACCATATGTATCTGGAAATATAAGAACAatcctataaaaaaaaaattcagaatttgacaagtagatcaaaagttataaaGAAAAAAGAACACGTGTATATGAA is a genomic window of Cryptomeria japonica chromosome 7, Sugi_1.0, whole genome shotgun sequence containing:
- the LOC131068818 gene encoding PI-PLC X domain-containing protein At5g67130 isoform X1; the protein is MAFFRKQYQQDNMKKALRKQFGSWTCMDIWWKVLVLTIFFRTADSVCFNGKCQVHDLCTTNGNCAAGLHCETCVAVGDLLPRCTRIQPVNPTSKVGGLPFNRYSWLTTHNSFAILGEKSHTGVPRLSPSNQQDSITDQLNNGVRGLMLDMYDFLNDVWLCHSFGGNCYNFTAYEPAINGLKEIESFLAANPSEIVTIIIEDYVKAPKGLTKVFTAAGLMKYWFPVSRMPQNGQDWPTVADMVAKNQRLVVFTSKSYKEASEGIAYQWKYVVENQYGNNGMKAGTCTNRSESAPLNTKNRSLFLQNFFPENPNLPNACKDNSASLSSMLPVCYQAAGNRWANFLAVDFYKRSDGGGASEAVDKVNGELICGCSDINYCQPNSTFGVCNLPASLPSAAMPNMTANSAAISLIPTSFFVRSFLLGFQIIRLIFHCL
- the LOC131068818 gene encoding PI-PLC X domain-containing protein At5g67130 isoform X2 — its product is MDIWWKVLVLTIFFRTADSVCFNGKCQVHDLCTTNGNCAAGLHCETCVAVGDLLPRCTRIQPVNPTSKVGGLPFNRYSWLTTHNSFAILGEKSHTGVPRLSPSNQQDSITDQLNNGVRGLMLDMYDFLNDVWLCHSFGGNCYNFTAYEPAINGLKEIESFLAANPSEIVTIIIEDYVKAPKGLTKVFTAAGLMKYWFPVSRMPQNGQDWPTVADMVAKNQRLVVFTSKSYKEASEGIAYQWKYVVENQYGNNGMKAGTCTNRSESAPLNTKNRSLFLQNFFPENPNLPNACKDNSASLSSMLPVCYQAAGNRWANFLAVDFYKRSDGGGASEAVDKVNGELICGCSDINYCQPNSTFGVCNLPASLPSAAMPNMTANSAAISLIPTSFFVRSFLLGFQIIRLIFHCL